In Halobaculum sp. XH14, a single genomic region encodes these proteins:
- a CDS encoding NUDIX hydrolase produces the protein MDLDGVARHSPVTVADAEERAAVLAAVIHRSGEPHVLFTKRAEHLSSHPGQMSFPGGGVESVDEDLEATALREAREEIGLEAREVDVVGRLDDVPTVSEFAVTPFVGTAPDREYRPNDGEVAEIALLAVSDLIDPANYESERRDHSHYGPVRIHFFHVDGYTVWGATGRMLVQLLELTTDWRMPAEVDRVVDPDADLPR, from the coding sequence ATGGACCTGGACGGGGTCGCCCGCCACTCGCCGGTGACGGTCGCCGACGCCGAGGAGCGAGCGGCCGTGCTGGCCGCGGTCATCCACCGGAGCGGGGAGCCACACGTCCTGTTCACCAAGCGGGCCGAACACCTCAGCAGCCACCCGGGCCAGATGAGTTTCCCCGGCGGCGGCGTCGAGTCGGTGGACGAGGACCTCGAGGCCACGGCGCTCAGGGAGGCCCGCGAGGAGATCGGCCTCGAGGCGCGCGAGGTCGACGTCGTCGGTCGGCTCGACGACGTGCCGACCGTCTCGGAGTTCGCGGTCACGCCGTTCGTCGGCACCGCACCCGACCGCGAGTACCGGCCCAACGACGGGGAGGTCGCGGAGATCGCGCTGCTCGCCGTCTCGGACCTGATCGACCCGGCGAACTACGAGTCCGAGCGGCGCGACCACAGCCACTACGGGCCCGTCCGCATCCACTTCTTCCACGTCGACGGCTACACGGTCTGGGGCGCGACCGGCCGGATGCTCGTCCAGTTGCTCGAACTCACCACGGACTGGCGGATGCCCGCGGAGGTCGACCGCGTCGTCGATCCGGACGCAGACCTGCCGCGGTGA
- a CDS encoding DUF7388 family protein, producing the protein MRSRTEHGDRRSARLGLDGVALKPTECDVSVAPELPYDLVCLDYEGRESLPAFDLLAELARGTDLMLTMPVRADGFDPRGDDSLARALPEGVGRVLVAGHPAYLSDEEKRRAVAPRLGDAVRATADPWVGTEGVERVALAAGGVQYELLSRTTERDLRALRAAGFGGGLAVYAPTVPTDDEDAILDAVGAYAARRKPVRRALPENAATDSTATGRAREVLSKAVRDFALVGTPARVGDRVAALKDAGADYVVGYPAAGVETLR; encoded by the coding sequence ATGAGGTCCCGCACCGAGCACGGCGACCGTCGCTCCGCCCGGCTGGGACTCGACGGCGTCGCGCTGAAACCGACCGAGTGCGACGTCTCGGTCGCGCCGGAGCTCCCGTACGACCTCGTCTGTCTCGACTACGAGGGGCGGGAGTCGCTGCCGGCGTTCGACCTGCTCGCGGAACTGGCGCGGGGAACCGACCTCATGCTGACGATGCCGGTCCGCGCGGACGGCTTCGACCCGCGCGGCGACGACTCGCTGGCCCGGGCGCTCCCCGAGGGCGTCGGTCGCGTGCTCGTCGCCGGTCACCCCGCGTACCTCTCGGACGAGGAGAAGCGCCGCGCGGTCGCGCCCCGACTCGGGGACGCCGTCCGCGCGACCGCCGATCCCTGGGTCGGAACCGAGGGAGTCGAGCGTGTCGCGCTCGCCGCGGGCGGGGTCCAGTACGAACTCCTCTCGCGGACCACCGAGCGCGACCTCCGCGCCCTCCGGGCCGCCGGCTTCGGCGGCGGCCTCGCGGTGTACGCGCCGACGGTTCCGACCGACGACGAGGACGCGATCCTCGACGCGGTCGGTGCCTACGCGGCCCGCCGGAAGCCGGTCCGGCGAGCGCTGCCCGAGAACGCGGCGACCGACTCGACCGCGACCGGTCGCGCCCGGGAGGTGCTCTCGAAGGCGGTCCGCGACTTCGCGCTGGTCGGCACGCCCGCGCGGGTCGGTGACCGGGTGGCGGCGCTGAAGGACGCCGGAGCCGACTACGTCGTCGGCTACCCCGCCGCCGGCGTCGAGACGCTTCGATAG
- a CDS encoding adenylate kinase, with the protein MSDHRILLLGPPGAGKGTQSTRLTDEYDLDHITTGDALRANKEMETEYGTPGEYMDAGELVPDPVVNEIVVTALEDADGFVLDGYPRNIEQAEYLSEQTDLDVVVFLDVPGEELVDRLTGRRVCDDCGATYHVRFDPPEEEGVCDECGGELVQREDDTEDTVRERLRVYRENTEPVVEHYREKGSLVEVDGEGSPDEVFDRIRDVIEG; encoded by the coding sequence ATGAGCGATCACCGAATCCTGTTGCTGGGCCCGCCGGGTGCCGGCAAGGGGACCCAGAGCACGCGCCTCACGGACGAGTACGACCTCGATCACATCACGACCGGCGACGCGCTCCGGGCGAACAAGGAGATGGAGACGGAGTACGGCACGCCCGGCGAGTACATGGACGCCGGCGAACTCGTCCCCGATCCGGTGGTCAACGAGATCGTCGTGACGGCCCTCGAGGACGCAGACGGCTTCGTCCTCGACGGCTACCCCCGGAACATCGAGCAGGCGGAGTACCTCTCCGAGCAGACCGACCTCGACGTCGTCGTCTTCCTCGACGTTCCCGGGGAGGAGCTCGTGGATCGGCTCACGGGTCGTCGCGTCTGTGACGACTGCGGCGCGACCTACCACGTCCGCTTCGACCCGCCCGAGGAGGAGGGCGTCTGTGACGAGTGTGGCGGCGAACTCGTCCAGCGCGAGGACGACACCGAGGACACCGTCCGCGAGCGCCTGCGCGTCTACCGCGAGAACACCGAACCGGTCGTGGAGCACTACCGGGAGAAGGGCTCGCTCGTCGAGGTCGACGGCGAAGGCTCGCCCGACGAGGTGTTCGATCGCATCCGCGACGTGATCGAGGGCTGA